The following are encoded in a window of Nibricoccus aquaticus genomic DNA:
- a CDS encoding L-rhamnose isomerase, translated as MDAFNLAKERYAELGVDVEKSLQALASTPISLQCWQGDDVAGSENPNAALTGGIQATGNYPGKARNLTELRADLDQAIALIPGHHRVNLHACYADLGGKKVERNAYTIEQFASWVDWAKPKGLGLDFNPTYFSHALSADGFTLSHRDAGIRKFWIEHGIACRHIAAEIGKRLGKTVISNVWIPDGFKDTPVNRREYRERLEQSLDAVFAPAIDPALNRDAVESKLFGIGSESCVIGSHEFYLGYAVKKQKIVCLDAGHFHPTETLADKISSTLQFVPEVLLHVSRGVRWDSDHVVTLDDQTKALMEEIVRGDFLKRVHIGMDFFDASINRLAAWVIGARNTQKALLLALLEPTAKLRALEAEGDFSSRLAILEEAKALPFGAVWDEFCKRNNVPTGHKWLETVKSYEKTVLANRK; from the coding sequence ATGGACGCTTTTAACCTGGCCAAAGAACGCTACGCCGAGCTCGGCGTGGACGTCGAAAAATCGCTGCAAGCCCTCGCGAGCACGCCCATCTCGCTCCAATGCTGGCAGGGCGACGACGTCGCCGGCTCCGAGAATCCCAACGCCGCGCTCACCGGCGGCATCCAGGCCACCGGCAACTATCCCGGCAAAGCCCGCAACCTCACCGAGCTCCGCGCCGATCTCGATCAGGCCATCGCGCTGATCCCCGGCCATCACCGCGTCAACCTGCACGCCTGCTACGCCGATCTCGGCGGCAAGAAGGTCGAGCGCAACGCCTACACCATCGAGCAATTCGCGAGCTGGGTCGATTGGGCCAAACCCAAGGGCCTCGGTCTCGATTTCAACCCGACCTATTTCTCGCACGCGCTCTCGGCCGACGGCTTCACGCTTTCGCACCGCGACGCCGGCATCCGCAAATTCTGGATCGAGCACGGCATCGCCTGCCGCCACATCGCCGCCGAAATTGGCAAGCGCCTTGGCAAGACCGTCATCTCCAACGTCTGGATTCCCGACGGTTTCAAAGACACACCCGTCAACCGCCGTGAATACCGCGAGCGCCTTGAGCAATCGCTCGACGCCGTCTTCGCCCCCGCGATCGATCCCGCGCTCAATCGCGACGCCGTTGAGAGCAAACTCTTCGGCATCGGCTCCGAATCCTGCGTCATCGGTTCGCACGAGTTCTACCTCGGTTACGCCGTGAAGAAGCAGAAGATCGTCTGCCTCGACGCCGGCCACTTCCACCCGACCGAGACGCTCGCCGACAAGATTTCCTCTACGCTCCAATTCGTTCCCGAAGTTCTCCTCCACGTCAGCCGCGGAGTCCGCTGGGACAGCGATCACGTCGTCACGCTCGACGACCAGACCAAGGCGCTCATGGAAGAAATCGTGCGCGGCGATTTCCTGAAGCGCGTCCACATCGGCATGGATTTCTTCGACGCCAGCATCAACCGCCTCGCCGCCTGGGTCATCGGCGCGCGCAACACGCAGAAGGCGCTCCTCCTCGCGCTCCTCGAGCCCACCGCAAAACTCCGCGCGCTCGAAGCCGAAGGCGATTTCTCCAGCCGCCTCGCCATCCTCGAAGAAGCCAAGGCGCTTCCCTTCGGCGCCGTCTGGGACGAGTTCTGCAAACGCAACAACGTCCCCACCGGCCACAAGTGGCTCGAGACCGTTAAGAGCTACGAGAAGACCGTCCTCGCGAACCGGAAGTAA
- the tpiA gene encoding triose-phosphate isomerase: MIRKKLIAGNWKMNKTSADAVQLAQDLVTEIGKVVDIDIVICPPFTSLESVGKAIDGSTVKLGAQNMHHEASGAFTGEISAPMLRAFFATHVILGHSERRQYFAETDAAVNKKVIAALKNQLRPILCVGETLAEREAGSTLKVVQTQLEAGLEGVSKDLATSVVIAYEPVWAIGTGKVATTEQAQEVHAFIRTLLTKLFGEQVAQKVRILYGGSMKPANAPELLAQKDIDGGLIGGASLETRSFVDLVKAAVAAK, translated from the coding sequence ATGATCCGCAAAAAACTCATCGCCGGTAACTGGAAGATGAACAAGACCTCGGCCGACGCTGTTCAGCTCGCCCAGGATCTCGTCACCGAAATCGGCAAGGTCGTCGATATCGACATCGTCATCTGCCCGCCCTTCACCTCGCTCGAATCCGTCGGTAAAGCCATCGACGGCTCCACGGTGAAGCTCGGCGCGCAGAACATGCACCACGAAGCCAGCGGCGCTTTCACGGGTGAAATTTCCGCCCCGATGCTCCGCGCGTTCTTCGCTACGCACGTCATCCTCGGCCACAGCGAACGCCGCCAGTATTTCGCCGAGACCGATGCCGCCGTGAACAAGAAGGTCATCGCCGCGCTGAAGAACCAGCTGCGCCCGATTCTCTGCGTCGGCGAAACGCTCGCCGAGCGTGAAGCCGGTTCGACGCTCAAGGTTGTGCAGACCCAGCTCGAAGCCGGACTCGAAGGCGTGAGCAAGGACCTCGCGACGAGCGTAGTCATCGCCTACGAACCCGTCTGGGCCATCGGCACCGGCAAAGTCGCGACGACCGAGCAGGCGCAGGAAGTCCATGCGTTCATCCGCACGCTGCTCACGAAGCTCTTCGGCGAACAAGTCGCGCAGAAAGTCCGCATCCTCTACGGCGGCTCGATGAAACCGGCCAACGCTCCGGAACTGCTCGCGCAAAAAGACATCGACGGCGGCCTCATCGGCGGCGCGTCGCTGGAAACGCGCAGCTTCGTCGACCTCGTGAAAGCAGCGGTCGCGGCGAAGTAA
- the pgk gene encoding phosphoglycerate kinase yields the protein MAKFKTIRDLDLSGKRVFMRVDFNVPQDKKTGAITNTQRITAALPTIKFALEKGASLVLASHLGRPDGKVIEKFSLKPVAAELAKLLNKPVAFVDDCVGPAAEKAAAALKSGEVLLLENLRFHIEEEGKIKEKQADGTETTIKADPEKVKAFRASLSKLADVYVNDAFGTAHRAHSSIVGVSLSQKAAGFLMEAELKAFAKVLENPDRPLLAILGGAKIADKIPLIKNLIEKADKIIIGGGMAYTFHKELRGMKIGSSLFDPEGAKIVGELEAKAKARGVELIFPVDFIAADKFAPDANTQPATMEGGIPDGWEGLDAGPKSIELYKKAILSSKTIVWNGPAGVFEFDKFAGATKAMADAIAEATAKGATTIVGGGDTATAAKKFKVDTQVSHCSTGGGASLEFLEGKALPGVVFLES from the coding sequence ATGGCTAAATTCAAAACCATCCGCGACCTCGACCTCTCCGGTAAACGCGTGTTCATGCGCGTCGATTTCAACGTCCCTCAGGACAAGAAGACCGGCGCGATCACCAATACGCAGCGCATCACCGCCGCGCTCCCGACGATCAAGTTCGCCCTCGAAAAAGGCGCGTCGCTCGTCCTCGCCAGCCACCTCGGCCGTCCGGACGGCAAGGTGATCGAGAAATTCTCGCTCAAGCCCGTCGCCGCCGAACTCGCCAAGCTCCTCAACAAGCCAGTCGCGTTCGTTGATGACTGCGTCGGCCCCGCTGCTGAAAAAGCCGCCGCCGCGCTGAAGTCCGGCGAAGTTCTCCTGCTCGAAAATCTCCGCTTCCACATCGAGGAAGAGGGCAAAATCAAAGAGAAGCAGGCCGATGGTACCGAGACCACCATCAAGGCTGATCCCGAGAAGGTGAAAGCCTTCCGCGCCAGCCTCTCGAAGCTCGCCGATGTTTACGTGAACGACGCCTTCGGCACCGCGCACCGCGCGCACAGCTCGATCGTGGGCGTCTCGTTGTCGCAGAAGGCCGCCGGTTTCCTGATGGAAGCGGAGCTGAAAGCCTTCGCGAAGGTGTTGGAAAATCCCGATCGCCCGCTGCTCGCCATTCTCGGCGGCGCGAAGATCGCGGACAAAATCCCGCTCATCAAAAATCTCATCGAGAAGGCCGACAAAATCATCATCGGCGGCGGCATGGCCTACACGTTCCACAAGGAACTTCGCGGCATGAAAATCGGCTCCAGCCTCTTCGATCCTGAAGGCGCGAAGATCGTCGGCGAACTCGAAGCCAAGGCGAAGGCCCGCGGCGTCGAGTTGATCTTCCCGGTTGATTTCATCGCGGCCGACAAGTTCGCGCCCGACGCGAACACGCAGCCCGCGACGATGGAAGGCGGCATTCCCGATGGTTGGGAAGGCCTCGACGCCGGTCCGAAGTCGATCGAACTCTACAAGAAGGCGATCCTCTCCTCGAAGACCATCGTCTGGAACGGACCCGCTGGCGTGTTCGAATTCGACAAGTTCGCCGGTGCGACCAAGGCCATGGCCGACGCCATCGCTGAAGCCACGGCCAAAGGTGCCACGACGATCGTCGGCGGCGGCGACACGGCTACGGCGGCGAAGAAATTCAAAGTCGATACCCAGGTCTCGCACTGCTCCACCGGCGGCGGCGCCAGCCTCGAATTCCTCGAAGGCAAAGCGCTCCCCGGTGTTGTCTTCCTCGAGTCTTAA
- the gap gene encoding type I glyceraldehyde-3-phosphate dehydrogenase, with the protein MAVKVAINGFGRIGRLVFRALVEQGLLGTTLDVVAVGDIVPADNLAYLVKYDSTQGKFQGTVASKKSSPDKAEDDVLVINGKDILVVSAKTPAELPWAKLGVDLVIESTGLFTEAEKAKGHIAAGAKKVIISAPAKGEDITVVMGVNDDKLDLSKHTIISNASCTTNCLAPLVHVLLKEGFGLEEGLMTTIHSYTATQKTVDGPSKKDWKGGRSAAINIIPSSTGAAKATALVLPETKGKLTGMSFRVPTPTVSVVDLTFRSTKETSLKEINAAIEKASQTYLKGILGYTNDEVVSSDFIHDKQSSIYDAGSSIELNSKFFKLVSWYDNEWGYSNRVVELTKKIAAKL; encoded by the coding sequence ATGGCAGTCAAAGTAGCTATCAATGGTTTCGGCCGCATCGGCCGCCTCGTCTTCCGCGCTCTTGTTGAGCAAGGTCTCCTCGGCACGACTCTCGACGTCGTCGCTGTCGGCGACATCGTCCCGGCGGACAATCTCGCTTACTTGGTCAAGTACGACTCCACCCAGGGTAAATTCCAGGGCACCGTCGCTTCCAAGAAGTCGTCGCCCGACAAGGCTGAAGACGACGTCCTCGTGATCAACGGCAAGGACATCCTCGTCGTTTCCGCGAAGACCCCGGCTGAACTTCCTTGGGCGAAGCTCGGCGTCGATCTCGTCATCGAGTCGACCGGTCTCTTCACCGAGGCTGAAAAAGCCAAGGGCCACATCGCCGCTGGCGCCAAGAAGGTCATCATCTCCGCTCCTGCGAAGGGCGAAGACATCACCGTCGTCATGGGCGTTAACGACGACAAACTCGATCTTTCGAAGCACACGATCATCTCGAACGCTTCCTGCACCACGAACTGCTTGGCTCCTCTCGTTCACGTCCTCCTCAAAGAAGGCTTCGGCCTTGAGGAAGGTCTGATGACCACGATCCACTCCTACACCGCGACCCAGAAGACCGTCGACGGTCCATCGAAGAAGGACTGGAAGGGTGGCCGTTCCGCCGCGATCAACATCATCCCGTCCTCGACCGGCGCCGCCAAGGCCACCGCGCTCGTGCTCCCGGAGACCAAGGGCAAGCTCACCGGCATGTCCTTCCGCGTCCCGACGCCAACCGTGTCGGTTGTCGACCTCACCTTCCGTTCGACGAAGGAAACCTCCCTCAAGGAAATCAACGCCGCCATCGAAAAGGCGTCGCAGACCTACTTGAAGGGCATCCTCGGCTACACGAACGACGAAGTCGTTTCGTCTGACTTCATCCACGACAAGCAGTCGTCGATCTACGATGCCGGCAGCTCGATCGAACTGAACAGCAAGTTCTTCAAGCTCGTCAGCTGGTACGACAACGAATGGGGCTACAGCAACCGCGTCGTCGAGCTCACCAAGAAGATCGCAGCGAAGCTCTGA
- a CDS encoding alpha-amylase family glycosyl hydrolase, with the protein MAARERKIAQAWLDSPTSGKIELTHDWRARHTPPLVLAGIDAPRFETLTKVPDYVYGCDSAYFANKKGEIFFFLRVDRYPQLAAPGVSVFLAGDFNGWQSAVGNDEWRLKPATLAGDAVLLLSAKAEKFFGSPPMRFKFVTGDHQWQDVPAHAPNAVRDDTGNVNYIVDPGRTGQHLYQFTLIEPVDLSAGWTVTWQGGEGVPLRPGDYFYQLESKIALGALARGGESVFRLFAPRARRVELCVCERLSHQATPHRYQLVKREDHVWEVTLTQNLHGWYYWYQVDGPKDSLGLFDPEKRILDPYALATVDRSGPGIVLDRAQIAVADRSFKTPAWQDLVVAEAHVRDLVALAPIKLRAEERLGFSGLKQWVESPEFYLHNLGVNCVELQPIQEADNRSREEYQWGYMTANYFAPASAFALEPEKASGIREFQELVAAFHRRGIAVILDVVYNHVGEPPHLLFVDKLYYFDVGADGALSNWSGCGNDIRAQSAMALRLIIDSCAHLIETFGIDGFRFDLADLVGLEALKEIEVAMKRIKPDVILIAEPWSFKGHIGGALRDTGWASWNDGYRNFVRDFVRGGASREGYEYFLKGSPWHYAKWPAQTINYVESHDDRTWIDVITENADNNGHSPTANDRRRTHLMAAILFSSIGIPMVSAGQDFLRSKHGVNNTYLRGDLNALDYRRIYRFPASHAYFADWIAFRLSETGKLLRLFSRPADSYFRFIFAPDSTATATIFNADRSLGPQRLLFAVNPTLGDAFIPVGTELAGLRWKQLADHERFFPAGPVRHAEPVETDLFIPALGCGLWVEEGAIS; encoded by the coding sequence ATGGCTGCTCGCGAACGCAAAATTGCCCAGGCCTGGCTCGACTCGCCCACCAGCGGGAAGATCGAGCTCACTCATGACTGGCGGGCGCGTCACACGCCGCCGTTGGTGCTCGCGGGGATCGATGCGCCGCGTTTCGAGACGCTGACGAAGGTGCCGGATTATGTGTACGGCTGCGATAGCGCGTACTTCGCGAACAAGAAGGGGGAGATTTTCTTTTTCTTGCGGGTGGATCGTTACCCACAGCTGGCGGCGCCGGGTGTGAGCGTTTTTCTCGCGGGCGATTTTAACGGCTGGCAATCCGCGGTGGGCAACGATGAGTGGCGGTTGAAACCGGCGACACTCGCGGGCGATGCGGTGCTGTTGCTCTCGGCGAAGGCGGAGAAGTTTTTCGGAAGTCCGCCGATGCGGTTCAAGTTCGTGACGGGCGATCATCAGTGGCAGGACGTGCCTGCGCATGCGCCGAATGCGGTGCGCGACGACACGGGCAATGTGAACTACATTGTCGATCCTGGCCGCACGGGGCAGCACCTGTATCAATTCACGTTGATTGAGCCGGTGGATTTGTCGGCGGGTTGGACGGTGACCTGGCAGGGCGGGGAAGGTGTGCCGCTGCGGCCGGGTGACTATTTTTATCAGCTGGAGAGCAAGATCGCACTCGGTGCGCTCGCGCGGGGCGGTGAATCGGTCTTCCGGCTTTTTGCGCCGCGTGCGCGGCGCGTGGAATTGTGCGTGTGCGAGCGGCTTTCGCACCAGGCGACGCCGCATCGTTACCAACTCGTGAAGCGCGAGGATCATGTCTGGGAGGTGACGCTCACGCAGAATCTGCACGGCTGGTATTATTGGTATCAAGTGGACGGGCCTAAGGATTCGCTGGGCCTGTTCGATCCGGAAAAACGCATTCTCGATCCGTACGCGCTAGCGACGGTGGATCGTTCAGGGCCGGGCATCGTGCTGGATCGTGCGCAGATTGCGGTAGCCGATCGCAGTTTCAAAACACCGGCTTGGCAGGATCTCGTCGTGGCGGAAGCGCATGTACGCGATCTCGTGGCGCTCGCGCCGATCAAGTTGCGCGCGGAAGAACGACTTGGTTTTTCAGGACTCAAACAGTGGGTCGAGAGCCCGGAGTTTTATCTGCACAATCTCGGCGTGAATTGCGTGGAGCTGCAGCCGATCCAGGAAGCGGACAACCGCTCGCGGGAGGAGTACCAGTGGGGCTACATGACGGCGAACTACTTTGCTCCGGCGAGTGCGTTCGCGCTGGAGCCGGAGAAAGCGTCGGGCATTCGCGAATTCCAAGAGTTGGTGGCGGCGTTTCATCGTCGCGGCATCGCGGTGATTCTCGACGTGGTGTACAACCACGTGGGCGAGCCGCCGCATCTGTTGTTCGTGGACAAGCTGTACTATTTTGATGTCGGCGCGGACGGTGCGCTTTCGAACTGGAGCGGTTGCGGAAACGACATTCGCGCGCAGTCGGCGATGGCGCTGCGGCTGATCATCGACAGCTGCGCGCATCTAATCGAGACGTTTGGCATCGACGGGTTTCGTTTCGACCTCGCCGATCTTGTCGGCCTCGAAGCACTGAAGGAAATCGAAGTGGCGATGAAGCGCATCAAACCCGACGTGATCCTGATCGCTGAGCCGTGGAGTTTCAAAGGCCACATCGGCGGCGCGCTGCGCGACACCGGCTGGGCGTCGTGGAATGATGGCTACCGGAACTTCGTGCGCGATTTCGTCCGCGGCGGTGCGTCGCGTGAGGGCTATGAGTATTTCCTGAAGGGCTCACCGTGGCATTATGCGAAGTGGCCGGCGCAAACGATCAACTACGTGGAGTCACACGACGACCGGACGTGGATAGACGTGATCACGGAGAACGCCGACAACAACGGTCACTCGCCCACGGCCAACGACCGGCGTCGCACGCATCTGATGGCGGCGATTTTGTTTTCGTCGATCGGCATTCCGATGGTTTCGGCGGGGCAGGATTTTCTCCGCTCGAAGCACGGCGTGAACAACACGTACCTGCGCGGCGATCTGAACGCACTGGATTACCGGCGCATCTATCGCTTCCCAGCGTCGCATGCGTATTTCGCCGACTGGATCGCGTTCCGGCTTTCGGAGACGGGGAAGCTGCTGCGTCTCTTTTCGCGGCCGGCGGACAGTTATTTCCGGTTCATCTTCGCGCCGGACTCGACGGCGACGGCCACGATTTTCAACGCCGACCGCAGCCTTGGCCCGCAGCGGCTGCTCTTCGCGGTGAATCCGACGTTGGGCGATGCCTTTATCCCGGTTGGCACCGAGCTGGCCGGTTTGCGGTGGAAGCAGCTGGCGGATCACGAACGCTTTTTCCCGGCTGGCCCCGTCCGCCATGCCGAACCGGTCGAAACAGATCTTTTCATACCTGCGTTGGGCTGCGGGCTTTGGGTGGAAGAAGGCGCTATCAGTTGA
- a CDS encoding alkaline phosphatase family protein → MKTMTKRVAVMFLGVTLLTGAFAQIGVAVGKPQRPLPVVEHVMIISIDGLRPDRALLANMPTLRMMVREGSYTFWARTTAVSITLPSHTSMLTGVTPRKHGIEWNSDLPLKEPVYPKRPTVFEFATRSGYTAALISGKSKFATLAKPGTVSWTAIPQEANSKDTNAEVTAAATKIIEAHKPTVIFVHYAEVDSTGHAKGWGSKEQFDKIEETDGELAQLFASLERAGIRQSTVVILSADHGGAGLSHGPDDARSRHIPWIATGPGVVKNSDLTQNAALEVNTEDTCATALWLLGIPVPPYFDGKPVLAAFETP, encoded by the coding sequence ATGAAGACGATGACGAAGCGCGTAGCTGTGATGTTTCTGGGTGTGACGTTGCTGACGGGGGCGTTTGCGCAGATCGGCGTGGCGGTGGGGAAACCGCAGAGGCCGCTGCCGGTGGTGGAGCACGTGATGATCATCAGCATCGACGGGCTGCGGCCGGACCGGGCGTTGCTGGCGAACATGCCGACGCTGCGGATGATGGTGCGTGAAGGGTCGTACACGTTTTGGGCGCGGACGACGGCGGTCTCGATCACGCTGCCGTCGCACACGAGCATGTTGACGGGTGTCACCCCGAGAAAGCACGGCATTGAGTGGAATAGCGATCTGCCTCTGAAGGAGCCGGTTTATCCGAAGCGTCCGACGGTTTTCGAATTTGCGACGCGCTCAGGTTACACGGCAGCGCTGATCTCTGGGAAGTCGAAGTTTGCCACGCTGGCGAAGCCGGGGACGGTTTCGTGGACGGCGATTCCGCAAGAGGCGAACTCGAAGGACACGAACGCGGAGGTGACGGCGGCTGCGACGAAGATTATCGAGGCGCACAAACCCACGGTGATTTTTGTGCATTATGCCGAAGTGGATTCGACGGGACATGCCAAAGGCTGGGGCTCGAAAGAGCAGTTCGATAAAATCGAGGAGACCGACGGCGAGCTGGCGCAGTTGTTTGCCTCGCTGGAGCGCGCGGGCATCCGGCAATCGACGGTGGTGATCTTATCGGCGGATCACGGCGGGGCAGGCTTGTCACATGGGCCGGACGATGCGCGGAGCCGGCATATTCCGTGGATCGCGACGGGGCCGGGCGTGGTGAAAAATTCTGATCTCACGCAGAACGCCGCGCTCGAGGTGAACACCGAAGATACCTGCGCGACGGCGCTTTGGTTATTGGGGATTCCGGTGCCGCCGTACTTTGACGGTAAGCCGGTGCTGGCGGCGTTTGAGACGCCGTAA
- the mnmA gene encoding tRNA 2-thiouridine(34) synthase MnmA, giving the protein MSTREKILVAMSGGVDSSVAALLLKRQGYDIVGAYMKNWINEDNIVGHCPWMQDIDDARAVADNLGIEFRVVNLMKDYRERIVDYLLDGYRRGLTPNPDIMCNREIKFGVFRAWARDNGFSAVATGHYARREQNSDATWSLLEGADKNKDQSYFLTLLSQEQLADARFPIGHIPKPELRALAREAGLATADKKDSQGICFIGEVKMQDFLRQYVPDQPGPIIRADDGRLLGEHRGLHYFTLGQRKGIGIPSNTDNKAYVVVGKRSEDHALLVAFDGADAPGLFVNEVRIHSIAWNCPPLTQPRKLEARVRYRDPRVPAEFIPDPAPLSDTSAHSVVSIAATNAAYPTTALVRFTEPQRGLASGQIIAFYDGERLLGGGVYS; this is encoded by the coding sequence ATGTCCACTCGCGAAAAAATCCTCGTCGCCATGTCCGGCGGCGTCGACAGCTCCGTCGCCGCTCTGCTGCTGAAGCGGCAGGGCTACGACATCGTGGGCGCGTACATGAAAAACTGGATCAACGAGGACAACATCGTCGGCCACTGCCCCTGGATGCAGGACATCGACGACGCCCGCGCCGTCGCCGACAACCTCGGCATCGAGTTCCGCGTCGTGAATCTCATGAAGGATTACCGCGAACGCATCGTCGATTACCTCCTCGATGGTTACCGCCGCGGCCTCACGCCCAATCCCGACATCATGTGCAATCGCGAGATCAAGTTCGGCGTCTTCCGCGCCTGGGCCCGCGACAACGGCTTCTCCGCCGTCGCCACCGGTCACTACGCGCGCCGTGAACAAAACTCCGACGCCACGTGGTCGCTCCTCGAAGGCGCCGATAAAAACAAAGACCAATCCTACTTCCTCACGCTGCTCTCTCAGGAACAGCTCGCCGACGCGCGCTTCCCCATCGGCCACATTCCCAAACCCGAACTCCGCGCCCTCGCGCGTGAAGCCGGTCTCGCCACCGCCGACAAAAAAGACAGCCAGGGCATCTGCTTCATCGGCGAGGTGAAGATGCAGGACTTCCTCCGCCAGTACGTCCCCGACCAGCCCGGCCCCATCATCCGCGCCGACGATGGCCGCCTCCTCGGCGAACACCGCGGCCTCCACTACTTCACGCTCGGCCAGCGCAAAGGCATCGGCATTCCCTCCAACACCGACAACAAAGCCTACGTCGTCGTCGGCAAACGCTCCGAGGACCACGCCCTCCTCGTCGCCTTCGACGGTGCCGACGCTCCCGGCCTCTTCGTCAACGAAGTCCGGATACACTCCATCGCCTGGAACTGCCCCCCGCTCACGCAACCGCGCAAACTCGAAGCCCGCGTCCGCTACCGCGACCCCCGCGTCCCCGCCGAATTCATCCCCGACCCCGCACCACTCTCCGACACCTCCGCTCACTCCGTCGTCAGTATCGCTGCAACCAACGCGGCCTATCCCACCACCGCCCTCGTCCGCTTCACCGAGCCGCAACGCGGCCTCGCCTCCGGCCAGATCATCGCCTTCTACGACGGCGAACGCCTCCTCGGTGGCGGCGTGTATTCGTAG